One genomic segment of Canis lupus baileyi chromosome 33, mCanLup2.hap1, whole genome shotgun sequence includes these proteins:
- the LOC140623801 gene encoding small ribosomal subunit protein uS14-like: MGHQQLYWSQTRKLGQGSHSCLVCSNWHDLIWKSGLSMCHQCFCQYTKDIGFIKLD, translated from the coding sequence ATGGGTCACCAGCAGCTCTACTGGAGTCAAACGAGAAAGTTAGGCCAGGGCTCTCATTCTTGCCTTGTGTGTTCAAACTGGCACGATCTGATCTGGAAATCTGGCCTCAGTATGTGCCACCAGTGTTTCTGTCAGTACACGAAGGATATAGGCTTCATTAAGTTGGATTAG